One stretch of Penaeus vannamei isolate JL-2024 chromosome 7, ASM4276789v1, whole genome shotgun sequence DNA includes these proteins:
- the LOC113808078 gene encoding uncharacterized protein, with protein sequence MCQVQLGWDENMGDKEAARWRKWLEQLPKLSRFKLPRSLVPISFGSVISYQLHHFADAKLTAATVAARMDCKLQKELGLKLEDSVFWTDSTSVLKYLFNQKARYHTFVANRVNLIRELSSASAWRYVDTKSNPADLASRGLDVDTFLTSEMWIRGPRFLHEPESSWPQVPEDVKHGSLEDDVEVKVSVMPDGRVQASSKIVRLRPFLQDGLLRVGGGLRHSGRHFNATHPIILPNKSSLVKLMVRGASREVSSLRGPVKSIRSDNGTNLVGAEKVLRQELQLLDQTAICDTKSTRGISWCFNPPHASHFGGVWERQIRSIRRVLSGICYQQTLTDDSLHTLLCEVEAIINGRPLTRVTDDPDCLQPLTPSMLLNLKGSPGPVMNTDNKNLYARRRWKQVQYLADLFWKRWSKEYLPLLQERQKWNIKRRDVKKGDIVLALDERLPRGTWPLARVIEVMCDSDGHVRSAKLKTVSGEYIRPISKMCLLLETPSLPTSFASFRMSVSHHRDRLILRPDLTPLRIVSSVLTCPVSPVVLRFFSPPDLTSLRFRSPVLTCPVFPEKSRC encoded by the exons ATGTGTCAGGTGCAGTTAGGTTGGGATGAAAATATGGGTGATAAGGAAGCTGCTCGTTGGAGAAAATGGTTGGAACAGTTACCAAAATTGTCAAGATTTAAGCTGCCACGAAGCCTAGTGCCCATTTCCTTTGGTTCCGTCATTTCTTATCAGCTCCATCATTTTGCAGATGCAA AACTGACGGCTGCCACCGTTGCAGCTCGAATGGACTGTAAATTACAAAAGGAACTGGGGTTGAAATTGGAAGATTCAGTCTTTTGGACAGACAGCACTTCAGTGCTCAAGTACTTGTTCAATCAGAAGGCTCGTTACCACACCTTTGTCGCAAATCGAGTGAACCTAATCCGAGAACTGTCTTCAGCAAGTGCTTGGAGATATGTAGACACAAAGAGTAATCCTGCTGACCTTGCATCTAGAGGTCTTGATGTTGATACTTTTTTAACGTCTGAAATGTGGATTAGAGGACCAAGATTTCTTCATGAGCCTGAATCCAGCTGGCCACAAGTTCCAGAAGATGTTAAACATGGATCACTGGAAGATGATGTAGAAGTAAAGGTGTCTGTCATG CCAGATGGGAGAGTACAAGCCTCAAGCAAGATAGTGAGATTAAGACCTTTTCTACAAGATGGCTTGCTTAGAGTAGGTGGGGGCCTAAGACACTCTGGGCGTCACTTCAATGCCACTCATCCAATTATCCTACCCAATAAGTCATCTTTGGTGAAGCTGATGGTGAGGGGGGCATCACGAGAAGTTAGCTCACT ACGAGGTCCAGTGAAGTCCATCAGATCCGACAATGGCACAAACCTGGTGGGTGCAGAGAAAGTTCTTCGTCAGGAGCTCCAGCTTCTTGATCAAACTGCCATCTGTGACACCAAGTCAACTAGAGGCATCTCATGGTGCTTCAATCCACCACATGCTTCACATTTCGGTGGAGTCTGGGAACGTCAGATTCGCTCTATCAGGCGTGTTTTGAGTGGTATTTGCTATCAACAGACACTAACTGATGATAGTCTTCACACTCTGTTATGCGAAGTTGAAGCCATCATTAACGGCAGACCCTTGACCAGAGTTACGGACGACCCTGATTGCCTGCAACCACTGACTCCGAGCATGCTGCTGAACTTGAAGGGTTCACCTGGTCCAGTCATGAATACCGATAACAAGAATCTGTATGCTCGTCGGCGCTGGAAGCAGGTGCAGTACTTGGCTGACCTCTTTTGGAAGAGGTGGTCTAAAGAGTATCTACCTCTCCTCCAAGAGCGCCAAAAGTGGAACATTAAACGGCGTGATGTCAAGAAAGGAGACATAGTTTTAGCCTTGGATGAGAGGCTGCCCAGAGGTACATGGCCTCTTGCTCGAGTGATAGAGGTAATGTGTGATAGTGATGGACATGTGCGCAGTGCTAAACTGAAAACTGTCAGTGGAGAATATATCCGGCCTATTAGCAAGATGTGCCTTCTCTTAGAAA CCCcatcgcttcccacatccttcgcctccttccgtaTGTCGGTCTCCCATCACAGAGACCGCCTGATCctccgacctgacctgacccccctTCGCATCGTGTcttctgtcctcacctgccccgtgtctcCCGTGGTGCTGCGTTTCTTTTctccacctgacctgacctcacttcgcttccgttctcctgtcctcacctgccccgtgtttcccga gaaatcaaggtgctaa
- the LOC113800129 gene encoding protein PET117 homolog, mitochondrial, with translation MKLPVSQYIWPADRCLSFLFVRFSPRLPNVRTRSKQENMSLASKVTLGASCVATAAIVGYVHIKQNIDREKLHEGVIKDVERQQRRKAENLYVLQQQSDLTKQLRREQMEAEKQGSST, from the exons ATGAAACTCCCAGTCTCCCAGTACATTTGGCCCGCTGATCgttgtctttcatttcttttcgttcgtTTCAGTCCGAGGTTACCTAATGTTCGGACGCGAAGTAAACAAGAG AACATGTCGCTTGCCTCAAAAGTAACTCTTGGAGCTTCATGTGTGGCTACAGCTGCCATTGTAGGTTATGTTCACATAAAACAGAATATTGATAG aGAGAAGCTCCATGAAGGTGTCATAAAAGACGTTGAAAGGCAACAGCGAAGAAAAGCAGAGAATTTGTACGTGTTGCAACAACAATCAGATCTCACAAAACAATTGAGAAGAGAGCAAATGGAAGCAGAAAAACAAGGTTCAAGTACTTGA